The following proteins are encoded in a genomic region of Diadema setosum chromosome 18, eeDiaSeto1, whole genome shotgun sequence:
- the LOC140242108 gene encoding uncharacterized protein → MAENTSDTRDKIHQGYLTVGREKKIDGGITVEFKKSDRYFFVLWSFSNENFTLEGFRDKKTFEGKRKSSGRPRGRRKSSTTLAPHIAITTSVKVHCLDMKIGRKVNHVLILMHGAFPNYFKIDDEKDLRDWHGVFKDISTSMSKTGGNRKNTKSSYESTEEDRPADPDFPIQRGSRHSSASSRSSSHSSAGNQSDDSCTLQNINFDFEMDDDEDNDWTLDQRDKDSDEQGTYKNNCDEAPESAIYAQIIHHSVVDQYDASETKDGDRPVLPRKSVILPEKRPKERCKSSPCIDKYDTQDSPSAPPLPPRPSDCYVRIHRSRTVDYENIPRSGSIPKAFLDMSRLSGHFQAHEVSDDIHYIEKLRWQQSKHLDGIVVTFTKAELLDTLVLVTIGEETWVAGWKKDLNNLYGRLHVGDKIKQVNNQEVKTADLFAEFVRSSASNTIDVTLFRLSKACIISTQRSDSSVAWGLVVKQNEIKEVQSGKVREAGLITKAPGALSKKECDWIITEIANKPIPLVKSGTNQDFVKEKIMSGDSNCLQLVVQPSDLVKKFADAQRKRGSQFY, encoded by the exons ATGGCAGAGAATACGAGTGACACGCGGGATAAGATTCACCAGGGCTACCTTACTGTTGGccgagaaaagaaaattgatggCGGCATCACTGTAGAGTTTAAG AAATCGGACAGGTATTTCTTCGTCCTGTGGtctttttcaaatgaaaactTCACGCTCGAGGGGTTCAGGGACAAGAAGACATTTGAAGGGAAGAGGAAAAGCTCCGGCCGCCCCAGAGGTCGAAGGAAGAGTTCCACTACATTGGCCCCTCATATTGCCATCACGACCAGCGTCAAAGTCCATTGTTTGGACATGAAGATAGGGAGGAAGGTGAACCACGTGCTCATACTTATGCACGGCGCATTTCCAAACTACTTCAAAATCGATGATGA GAAAGACCTCAGAGACTGGCATGGCGTGTTTAAAGACATTTCTACGTCAATGAGTAAAACAGGTGGAAATCGTAAAAACACAAAGTCTTCTTATGAAAGCACGGAAGAGGATAGACCTGCTGACCCAGACTTTCCAATCCAA CGTGGTAGCAGACACAGTTCGGCATCCTCTCGGTCTTCATCACATTCGTCAGCGGGAAACCAAAGTGATGACAGTTGCACATTGCAGAACATAAACTTTGACTTCGAGATGGACGACGACGAAGACAACGATTGGACACTGGATCAGAGAGACAAAG ATTCTGATGAGCAAGGTACTTACAAGAATAATTGCGACGAAGCACCAGAGAGCGCAATATATGCTCAAATAATCCATCACAGTGTGGTCGATCAGTATGACGCCAGTGAAACCAAAGATGGCGATAGACCTGTACTACCTAGAAAATCGGTTATCTTGCCTGAAAAAAGACCTAAAGAAAGATGCAAAAGCTCTCCCTGTATCGACAAATATGATACCCAAGACTCGCCGAGCGCACCTCCTTTGCCACCTCGGCCTTCCGATTGTTACGTTCGGATTCACCGGAGCAGGACCGTAGATTATGAAAACATACCACGATCGGGCTCTATCCCAAAAGCCTTCCTCGATATGAGCCGTTTGTCGGGACACTTTCAAGCTCATGAAGTCAGCGATGACATTCATTATATTGA AAAACTACGGTGGCAACAGAGCAAACACCTTGACGGCATCGTTGTGACATTTACAAAAGCTGAGCTTCTCGACACATTGGTACTGGTAACCATCGGGGAAGAAACCTG GGTAGCGGGCTGGAAAAAGGACCTTAACAACCTCTACGGGAGGCTCCACGTCGGAGACAAGATCAAACAGGTGAACAACCAGGAGGTAAAGACTGCCGACCTGTTTGCCGAGTTCGTCCGGTCTTCCGCCAGTAATACG ATCGATGTAACCCTATTTCGCCTGAGCAAAGCCTGCATCATCTCCACACAGAGATCTGATAGCTCAGTGGCTTGGGGTCTGGTGGTCAAGCAAAATGAG ATTAAGGAAGTCCAGAGTGGAAAAGTGCGGGAGGCTGGTTTGATCACCAAGGCACCAGGAGCGTTATCGAAGAAGGAGTGTGACTGGATCATCACAGAAATAGCCAACAAGCCGATTCCTCTTGTAAAGAGCGGAACAAACCAG GACTTCGTGAAGGAGAAGATCATGTCTGGCGACTCAAACTGTCTTCAGCTGGTTGTCCAGCCCAGCGATCTGGTGAAGAAATTTGCAGATGCACAAAGGAAGCGCGGGTCGCAGTTCTACTGA